One region of Mycobacterium riyadhense genomic DNA includes:
- a CDS encoding RND family transporter — protein MRRLADFVVWRPWVVIGIWVAIAVALPLTFPSLNAMAQKHPLAILPSDAPSSVAARKMTAAFHESGTDDLLLVVLTNENGLGPADEAAYRKLVDALRQDTRDVVMLQDFLSTPSLRPALTSQDHKSWVLPVGISGELGTPRSYAAYMRVADVVKHTLERTPAATSLKANLTGPAATVADLTAAGERDRLPIELAIAVLVLVVLLLVYRNPVTMLLPLIAIGLSLLIAQAVVAGLSQLTGFAVSNQSIVFLSAMIAGAGTDYAVFLISRYHDHLRLGADFDKAVKLALISIGKVITASAATVGITFLGISFSRMGVFSTVGVSSAIGIGVAFLAAITLLPAILVIAGPRGWVTPRRELTARFWRRSGIRIVRRPKVHLVASVLVLIILASCAGLVRFNYDDRTVLRSSASSSVGYAALEHHFPVNQSIPVYILVQSPHDLRTPQALADLEQLADRVSQLPDIALVSGITRPMGVVPEQFRATYQAGAIGARLGGASGVISDHDDDLNRLVKGANTLADNLVDARGQVNQMVSSIQSLIDAFSSMKSQYGGDKLVKEVTTAAKLVSSINSLGATMGVNFAAVKDMFAWIAPVLTALQANPVCDADPSCTTTRDHFQRLVSARGDGSLDQINDLSRQLETFQDRQTLNATVDRLRGALTTLVNALHSMGLDRPGGLQAGLTNVQQGADRFVGGSRQLADGVEQLVDQIRQLGAGLGEASAFLLAMKHDAAGPSMAGLNIPRQLLHMDEFMKAAKMFISPDGHSVRYLVQTKLNPFSAEAMDQVNTIGDTARGALPNTALNDASVSMAGYPVTLRDTRNYYEHDIRFIILVTIVVVLLTLMALLRAVVAPLYLVGSVVISYLSALGIGVVMFQFVLGGQLHWSVPPLAFVVLVAVGADYNLLFVSRMRDESPHGMRYGVIRTLTATGGVITAAGLIFAASMFGLLFSSISTVIQGGFVIGVGILLDTFVVRTVTVPAIATLVGRANWWPSRPSLRSRSPAGPAE, from the coding sequence GTGCGACGACTAGCCGATTTTGTGGTGTGGCGGCCCTGGGTAGTTATCGGGATCTGGGTCGCGATTGCAGTCGCACTGCCGCTGACTTTCCCGTCCCTGAACGCGATGGCCCAGAAGCATCCGCTCGCCATCTTGCCCAGCGACGCGCCGTCGAGCGTTGCCGCCCGAAAAATGACGGCAGCGTTTCACGAATCGGGCACAGACGACCTCCTGTTGGTGGTCCTGACCAACGAGAACGGGCTTGGTCCGGCCGACGAAGCCGCTTACCGCAAGCTGGTGGACGCGCTCCGCCAGGACACGCGGGATGTCGTGATGTTGCAGGATTTCCTCAGCACACCATCCCTGCGTCCGGCCTTGACCAGCCAGGACCACAAATCCTGGGTGCTGCCGGTCGGCATTTCGGGTGAGTTGGGCACGCCCCGGTCCTACGCCGCCTACATGCGGGTTGCCGACGTCGTCAAACACACCCTGGAACGAACCCCTGCGGCAACGTCGCTGAAAGCAAACCTCACCGGGCCCGCGGCCACCGTCGCCGACCTCACCGCCGCGGGCGAACGCGATCGGCTTCCGATTGAGCTGGCGATCGCCGTCCTGGTGCTCGTGGTCCTGCTGTTGGTTTACCGCAATCCCGTCACCATGCTGCTGCCGCTGATAGCGATCGGGCTGTCCTTGCTGATCGCACAGGCCGTGGTAGCTGGATTGTCCCAACTGACCGGCTTCGCCGTTTCGAACCAGTCCATCGTATTTCTGAGCGCAATGATAGCCGGCGCGGGCACGGATTATGCGGTCTTTCTCATTAGCCGCTATCACGACCATTTGCGACTCGGCGCAGATTTCGATAAAGCGGTAAAGCTCGCATTGATCTCGATCGGAAAAGTTATCACCGCCTCCGCAGCGACGGTGGGAATCACCTTTCTCGGAATAAGCTTCTCCCGGATGGGGGTGTTTTCGACGGTAGGCGTGTCGTCGGCGATTGGGATCGGTGTGGCATTCCTTGCCGCGATCACGTTGCTGCCGGCCATTCTGGTAATAGCCGGGCCACGCGGCTGGGTCACGCCGCGGCGCGAACTCACCGCTCGATTTTGGCGGCGTTCGGGGATACGCATTGTGCGCCGGCCCAAGGTTCATTTGGTTGCCAGTGTGCTTGTGTTGATCATTCTGGCTAGCTGCGCCGGCTTGGTGCGCTTCAACTACGACGATCGCACGGTCCTGCGATCGTCCGCCTCGAGCTCGGTCGGATATGCCGCGCTCGAACATCATTTCCCGGTGAATCAGTCCATTCCGGTGTACATCCTCGTCCAGTCACCGCATGACTTGCGCACTCCGCAGGCCCTTGCAGACTTGGAGCAACTGGCCGACCGAGTGAGCCAACTGCCGGATATCGCGCTGGTCAGTGGCATCACCCGACCTATGGGAGTTGTGCCGGAACAGTTCAGAGCCACCTATCAGGCGGGCGCTATCGGCGCTCGGCTGGGCGGCGCATCCGGTGTGATCAGCGACCACGACGATGACCTCAACCGACTGGTCAAAGGGGCCAACACGCTGGCCGACAACCTTGTCGATGCGCGCGGTCAAGTCAACCAGATGGTTTCCAGTATCCAGAGTCTGATCGATGCATTCTCATCAATGAAAAGCCAATACGGTGGAGACAAGCTGGTCAAAGAAGTCACCACCGCGGCCAAGCTGGTAAGCAGCATCAATTCGCTAGGCGCCACCATGGGCGTGAACTTTGCGGCCGTCAAGGACATGTTCGCCTGGATAGCCCCGGTGCTGACGGCACTGCAGGCCAACCCGGTCTGCGATGCCGATCCCTCCTGCACCACTACCCGCGACCATTTTCAGCGGCTGGTCAGCGCGCGTGGTGACGGCAGCCTCGACCAGATCAACGATCTGTCTCGACAACTGGAGACGTTCCAAGACAGGCAAACCCTCAACGCAACGGTAGACCGACTGCGTGGTGCACTCACCACCTTGGTTAACGCGCTACATTCCATGGGGCTGGACCGACCCGGAGGGCTGCAGGCGGGCCTGACCAACGTCCAACAAGGCGCCGACCGCTTCGTCGGCGGCAGCCGGCAGCTGGCTGACGGCGTGGAACAACTCGTCGACCAAATCAGACAGCTGGGTGCGGGGCTCGGCGAGGCATCGGCGTTCCTACTGGCGATGAAACATGACGCGGCAGGGCCGTCAATGGCGGGGTTGAATATTCCACGTCAGCTACTGCACATGGACGAGTTCATGAAGGCCGCAAAGATGTTCATTTCGCCGGATGGCCACTCGGTGCGGTACTTGGTGCAAACAAAACTCAATCCGTTTAGCGCCGAAGCGATGGATCAGGTCAATACAATCGGCGATACCGCCCGCGGAGCACTACCGAACACCGCATTGAACGATGCCTCGGTATCGATGGCTGGATATCCCGTTACGCTGCGGGACACGCGCAACTATTATGAGCACGACATCCGATTCATCATCCTGGTGACCATCGTCGTTGTGCTACTCACCTTGATGGCGCTGTTGCGAGCGGTTGTCGCTCCTCTGTATCTGGTCGGTTCGGTCGTGATTTCGTATCTGTCGGCGCTCGGTATTGGCGTCGTGATGTTTCAATTCGTACTTGGCGGGCAATTGCATTGGAGTGTGCCTCCATTAGCGTTCGTGGTGTTGGTGGCGGTGGGAGCCGATTACAATTTGCTTTTCGTCTCGCGAATGCGTGACGAGTCTCCGCACGGCATGCGTTACGGCGTCATCCGCACCTTGACCGCGACCGGCGGTGTGATTACCGCGGCAGGTCTGATCTTCGCCGCGTCGATGTTCGGTCTCCTGTTCTCCAGCATCAGCACCGTGATCCAGGGCGGTTTCGTGATCGGTGTCGGAATCTTGCTGGATACCTTCGTGGTGCGCACCGTAACGGTGCCCGCCATCGCGACGCTGGTCGGGCGGGCGAACTGGTGGCCGTCACGGCCGAGCTTGCGGTCGCGGTCACCGGCCGGGCCGGCGGAGTAA
- a CDS encoding condensation domain-containing protein has translation MRIGKITIGSIDEWTLNPGVVTSWHPTIAAREKARQAPVSSVPVSYMQAQHLRGYYERTASGLDYSREIIATCEVPGECDISAMNNALNAYLRRHDTYRSWFEYTDTGAIIRHTISDPADIEFAPINHGKMTVEELHDHVVQNRNPLQWDCFTFGVIQSESNFTFYACIDHIHGDAALIGITMLESHGMYTALTGDGKPLALPDAGSFDDYCVQERQYTSTLTVDSPQVRAWIDFAENNDGCLPEFPLPLGNPFEPSDSRMVKEFLMDAEQTARFESACTVAGARFIGGLFACIALVEHEFTGAPTYFGLTPRDTRRTSDSFMTQGWFTGLVPITVPIAAASFGDAAWAAQASFDSGLDMAKVPYYRVLELAPWLSWPRPNFPVSNFLHGGAAPLNAVLAAAELGYAKNIGIYSDGRYSYQLTIYIFRSEEGTAMAIMFPDNPVAQKSVARYMAAMKSVCVRVADIGHWGRVA, from the coding sequence TTGCGTATCGGAAAAATTACGATCGGCTCAATTGATGAATGGACGCTGAACCCAGGCGTAGTCACATCTTGGCACCCCACAATTGCGGCTCGGGAAAAGGCCCGGCAAGCGCCGGTCAGTTCTGTACCAGTCAGCTACATGCAGGCCCAACATCTTCGGGGTTATTACGAACGAACAGCCTCGGGGCTCGACTATTCACGGGAAATCATCGCGACCTGTGAAGTACCCGGCGAGTGCGATATTTCTGCCATGAATAACGCGCTCAACGCATATTTGCGTCGGCATGATACATACCGCAGTTGGTTCGAGTACACGGATACCGGAGCCATCATCAGACATACCATCAGCGATCCTGCTGATATCGAATTTGCGCCGATCAATCACGGTAAAATGACCGTTGAAGAATTACACGACCATGTAGTGCAAAACCGGAATCCGCTGCAGTGGGATTGCTTCACCTTCGGAGTTATCCAAAGCGAGAGCAATTTCACATTCTATGCGTGTATTGATCATATCCACGGGGATGCGGCGTTGATTGGGATCACGATGTTGGAGTCCCATGGAATGTATACAGCGTTGACGGGAGACGGCAAACCCCTCGCGTTGCCCGATGCCGGCAGCTTTGACGATTACTGTGTCCAGGAGCGCCAGTACACGTCAACTTTAACCGTCGATTCGCCGCAGGTACGCGCTTGGATTGACTTCGCCGAGAATAACGATGGATGCCTTCCCGAGTTCCCACTTCCACTGGGCAACCCATTTGAGCCGAGTGACAGCCGCATGGTCAAAGAATTCTTGATGGATGCGGAACAAACAGCAAGATTCGAGTCAGCCTGCACGGTGGCCGGCGCCCGCTTCATTGGCGGCCTGTTTGCCTGCATCGCACTGGTGGAACATGAATTTACCGGTGCTCCCACATATTTCGGACTTACTCCCAGAGATACACGCAGAACGTCGGATAGCTTTATGACTCAGGGTTGGTTTACCGGCTTGGTTCCGATAACTGTCCCGATAGCTGCAGCGTCTTTCGGCGATGCCGCGTGGGCAGCGCAGGCTTCTTTCGATTCAGGTTTGGACATGGCGAAAGTGCCGTATTACCGTGTATTGGAATTGGCACCGTGGTTGAGCTGGCCTCGTCCGAACTTTCCGGTATCGAACTTCTTGCATGGCGGCGCTGCCCCCCTTAACGCTGTGCTCGCGGCGGCCGAGTTGGGTTATGCGAAGAACATCGGGATCTACTCCGATGGAAGATATTCATACCAACTGACCATCTACATATTCAGGTCCGAGGAGGGGACGGCAATGGCGATAATGTTTCCAGACAATCCGGTTGCCCAGAAATCAGTTGCCCGCTATATGGCGGCGATGAAGTCCGTGTGTGTGCGGGTCGCTGACATCGGGCATTGGGGACGCGTTGCGTAG